TCCCAGGGTGGGCAGGATCAGCGCCCGGCGGCCGGTGGACAGATGCGAGTGGTTTAGTTTCGTGGAGATCTGAACACTCAACCGGGTGTTGGCCAAGGCCAGCTCGGTGACCTCCGAATCAGGGGCGGCCCTCACGAAGTTGCCGCCCATCCCCATGAAGAAGCGGACTTTCCCGTCCCGCATGGCACGGATGGCTGCCACGGTGTCAAAGCCGTGCTCGCGGGGAGAGCGGAATTCGAATTCCTGGTCCAGCCGGTCGTGGAAGGTCTCCGGCATCTTTTCGAAGATGCCCATGGTCCGGTCACCCTGGACGTTGGAGTGGCCGCGCACCGGGCAGACGCCTGCGCCGGGCTTACCGATGTTGCCCTGGAGCAGCAGGACGTTGACTACATCGCGAAGGGTAGGAACGGAATGCTTGTGTTGGGTCAGTCCCATGGCCCAGCACACGATGGTGGCGCTGGAAGCGAGCATCCGCTCACCCGTTGCATGAATCTGTTCCAGGGTGAGGCCTGTTGCCTCCACGATGTCATCCCACTCCACCTTTTCCAGGAAACGCAGGTAGTCATCGATGCCCACGGTGTGGTTGTCAATGAAGTGGTGGTCCAGGACCGTTTGCAGGCCCGGGGTTTTCCGACCGGCAGCTTCGGCTTCCAGCAGGTATTTGCCCAAGCCTTGGAAGAGTGCCTGGTCCCCGCCGGCACGGATCTGCAGGAAGTCGTCCGTCAGCTGGGTCCCTTGAATCATTCCGGCCACATGCTGCGGGTTCTCGAAATGCAGGAGCCCGGCCTCGGGAAGGGGATTGACGGATACGATAACCGCGCCGTTTTTCTTCGCCTTCTCCAGGGCGCTGAGCATACGCGGGTGGTTGGTGCCGGGGTTCTGTCCTGCAACGAAAATCAGTGACGCCGTTTCCAGGTCCGTCAGGCTGACAGAGCCTTTGCCGATGCCAATGGTTTCCACCAGGGCTGAGCCTGAGGACTCGTGGCACATGTTGGAACAGTCCGGGAGGTTGTTCGTACCAATGCCCCGCACCAGGAGCTGGTACACGAACGCTGCCTCGTTGGACGTCCGGCCCGAGGTATAGAAAACCGACTGATCAGGGTGGTCCATGCCCCGGAGCTCTTCGGCCATGAGGTCATACGCTTCGTCCCAGCCGATGGGCGTGTAATGCGTTGCGCCTTCGTCCAGGAACATCGGGTGGGTGATCCGGCCTTGCTGGCCCAACCAGAAATCATCGCGGGTCTTGAGCTCGGCAACGGAATGCTGAGCGAAAAACTCGGGCGTGACGCGGCGGCGGGTGGCTTCCTCGGCTACTGCCTTGGCGCCGTTCTCGCAGAACTCTGCCGCATTGCGCTTCTCATGTTCAGGCCAGGCGCAACCCATGCAGTCGAACCCGTCCAACTGGTTCACTGCCAGCAGGGTCTGGACACTGCGGAGCGGCCCCATCTGTTCCAGCGAAATTTTCAGGGCGTTGGCAACAGCCGGGATGCCTACGGCCTTGGTCTTGGGTTTGGTGACGGTCAGCTTCGACTCGTCAATGTTCTCGCGCGGAGCTTTGGAATGCATGGGAAACCCTTCAGATCCGGGAAGTGGAAGCAGTCAGCAGTGCGGCGGGGGACTGCTGCCGGGCGGCTTCCGCTGTGTGCAGCAGCAACAGTGCGGTGGTCACTGACCCCACACCGCCTGGAACCGGACTCAGGCCGGCGGCGACGCCGGTGACGCTGGCTTCGTCGACGTCACCCACCAGGGAACCGTCGGGCAGGACGTTTGTTCCGACGTCGATCACTACCGTCTCCGGTGAGACATCGCTGCCCTTCAGCAGCCCGGTGCGCCCCGCAGCAACAACCACGACGTCGGCGGGCCGGGTATGGCGTTCCAGCGGCCCCGACTTGGAATGGCAGATGGTGACGGTCGCGTCCCGCTCCAGAAGGAGCAGGGACAGCGGCTTGCCCACCACGGCGGAACGTCCGACGACGGTGACGTTCCGGCCCGCAACCGGGATCTCAAAGTGGTCCAGCAGTTCCACCACCGCTCGCGCAGTAGCGGGTGCGAAGGCCGGTTGGCCCACAGCCAAGCGGCCGAGGCTGAGGGGATTGGCGCCGTCGATGTCCTTCTCCGGGGCGATGAGCCCCACCAACCGGTCTGCCCGAACGGCTGCCGGCAGGGGAGTTTGGAGGATGATGCCGTGGACGGTTGGCTCCGCGCTGAGGTCCGCCAGGACACTGGCCAGTGCTTGTTCGCTGGCGTCGTGGCCAAGATCGACAATCCTGCATCCAATGCCTGCGCGTTCGGCTGAACGCTCGATCGAACGGACGTACCAGAGCGTTGACTCGTCCTCCGTGGCCACCACAACAGCGAGGGTGGGCCGCATTCCATCGGAGCCAAGGCTTTGGGCCTCATCCTGGGCTTGCTGCCGGATCAGGGAGGCGAGTCCCTTGCCGGAAAGAACTGCAGTGGTCATGAGAGGATCCTTTCGCGGACACGCTTGACCAGGGAGTCGGCGGCCAGGACAACCTTGTCCTCAAGGCCGTCTGTCTGGTCCGCCAAACGTGTGCGGGCTGCGGTGTCTTTGATGGCCACCACGTTGATGTCGATGTTGACCCGGGCGGTGGTGGCGGCAGCGCGGGCTGCATCTGCTGCCGCTGCGACGTCGCTGATGACGTTGGGGTTGGCTACGTCGAAAAGTTCGGTTGCGAGGTCCACCACCTCACCGGAAACCTTGATGAGCTGGGCAGGCGTGTGGGCGGCCTGGACCAGGGCGTCCCGGATGGCGGCGGCCTTTGTTGCCTTGAGCTGCTCGGTGTCGGAGGGCAGCTTGTAGGAGTCGATGACGGACTGGAAAGCGTGTTCGTCGGCGTCCGCCAGCCGCAATGCCTCAACGATCAAGTGGTCGGCTGCGCTGGTGATCCTGGCGACGAGCGCCGCGTGCTGCTCATATTTTGGTCCGGTGGTGTATCTGGCCACCATCGCCACCAAGGCAGCACCCTGTGCCGCATGCAGTGCCGCAGCTGCGCCGCCACCGGGGGTCGGCTGACGTGAGGCGAGCCGGGAAAGGTAGTCATTGATGGTTTCTGAGCTGATCATGTGCCGTCCTGGCTGAACTGGGGGAGAAAGCTGAACTGGGGAGAAGGCTGAGGGGCAAAAGCTGCGGCCCGGACCCTCCCGGCCGCGAAGGAGGAAGGGGCCCGGGCCGCATGCTGTAGCGAACTACGGGGTGTTAGCCGCGGAGCCTGCTCATGGTGGGGTCGTACAGAGGATCCTGGGTCACGGTCGCCTGGATGCGGCGGCCGAAGTACTCGATTTCCACGGAGTCGCCGATTGATACTGCAGCGGGCAGGTACGCGTAGGCAATCGGCTTGCGGACCGAGTAGCCGTAAGCGGCGCTGGTCACGTAACCCACCGCTTGGTCCTTATAGAACACCGGTTCCTTGCCCAGCACCAGGCTCCTGCCGTCGTCGACCGTCAGGCAGCGCAGGCGACGGGCCGAGCCTTCCTCGGTGCGTCCTTCCAGCGCGGCCTTGCCAACGAAGTTCTCCTTCGTCATCTTCACGGCAAACCCAAGACCCGCTTCATAGGGATCGTGCTCGGTGGTCATGTCCGTGCCCCAGGAGCGGTAGCCCTTTTCGAGTCGCAGCGAGCTGAAGGCGGCACGTCCCGCGGCGATGACGCCGAACGGCTGGCCGGCCTTCCACAGAGCGTCCCAGAGGCGCTGCCCGTTGTCCGCGCTGGTGTAGAGCTCCCAGCCGAGTTCGCCCACGTAGGACAGGCGCATCGCGGTGACGGTGACACCTCCAACGGTGACCTTCTTGGACCGGAAGTACTTCAGGCCGTCATTGCTGAAGTCATCGTTGCTGACCGTGCCGATAAGGTCACGGGCCAACGGACCCCACAAACCGATGCAGCAGGTTCCGCCCGTGGTGTCGCGGACCTGGACCCAGTCCCCGGCGCTGCCGTTCTCGGTCTGGTGCCTGGCTGCACGCTCAAAGTAAGCGGTGTCGATGTTGCCGTTGGCACCCAGCTGGAACGTATCTTCGCTGAGGCGGGCCACCGTGATGTCGCTTCGTACGCCGCCGGCCTCGTCCAGGAGAAGGGTGTAGGTGACAGCGCCGGGCTTCTTGGACAGATCTCCGGTGGTCAGTTCCTGGAGCAACTTCAGGGCGCCGGGGCCGGATACCTCAAGGCGCTTGAGCGGCGTCATGTCGTACATGGCAACTGCCGTGCGGGTCTTCCATGCCTCGGCGGCGGCGATGGGCGAGCTGAACATTCCGGACCAGGCATCACGGGCCGGGGGCTGCCAGTCATCCGGCATTTCCTTGAGCAGTTCAGCGTTGGCTTCGAACCAGTACGGGCGCTCCCATCCGGCGCCTTCCAGGAAGTAGCCGCCCAGCTGCTTGTGGCGGGCATGGAAGGGGCTGACGCGAAGGTTGCGGGGGGAGAGCTTGGGCTGGAGCGGGTGCATGACATCGTAGATTTCCACGAAGTTCTGCTGGGATGTTTCGCTGACGTATTCCGGGTTCAGCTGGACTTCTTCAAAGCGGTGGATATCGCAGTCGCCAAGATCGATCTGCGACTTTCCGGTGGTCAGCAGTTCGGCCACGGCGCGGGCAATGCCGGCTGAGTGGGTGACCCATACGGCTTCGGCAACGAAGAAGCCGTCGACTTCCTTGGACTCGCCCACCAGCGAGCCGCCGTCCGGGGTGAAGGAGAAGATGCCGTTGAAGCCATCCTCGATCTCGCTTTCCCGCAGTGCCGGCAGGATCTGCTTGGATGCTTCCCATGCGGGAAGGAAGTCCTCCAGGGTGAAGTCCAGGCGGGAGGGCATGTTGTGCTCGCTGATGCTGCTGGGTTCGTAGCTGCCCAATTCATCCAGATCCACGGGCATGGGGCGGTGCGCGTAGGAGCCGATACCGTAACGGTCGCCGTGCTCGCGGTAGTAAAGGTCCTGGTCCTGATGGCGCAGGATGGGCAGCTGGGCGCCGTTGGGAAGTTCGTTCTTGCCCTTCTGGGCGGGAACCGGGGTGGTCTTGACGTACTGGTGTGCCAGCGGAAGGAGCGGAACGGACATCCCGATCAACTCGCCCACCTTGGCGCCCCAGAAGCCGGCGCAGGACACCACAATGTCTGCGGGGATGACGCCATCGGCGGTCTCGACGCCGGTCACGCGGCGGTTTGACTGCTCAATTCCGGTGACCTCGGTGTTGCCGATGTACTTCACGCCGGCAGCTTCGGTGCGCTTGATGAGCAGTTGCACGGCGCGGGCGGCAAGCGCCAGGCCATCGGTGGGGACGTGAAGGCCACCCAGGATGTCTTCCTCATTGATCAGGGGGTAGAGCTCCTTGCATTCCTCGCGGGTGAGGATCTTGCCGTCGATGCCCCACGACTGTGCGTAGCCGAGCTTGCGCTTCAGGTCGGCCAGGCGCGTCTCATTCGTGGCCACTTCAAGGCCGCCCACCTGGTTGAAGCAGCTCTGGCCATCCTCGGTGAGGGACAGGAGTTTTTCCACCGTGTACTTGGCAAAGAGGGCCATGGACTTTGACGGGTTGGTCTGGAAGACCAGGCCCGGCGCGTGGGACGTGGAGCCACCGGGCATGTTCAAGGGTCCCTGGTCCAGGACGGTGATGTTGTTCCATCCGCGGGTGACCAGTTCGTCGGCGAGGTTGGTGCCGACGATTCCGGCTCCGATGATGACAATGCGGGGCGTGGATGTCATGGGGGTTCTCCTGCTGAAGTTCGTGTGGGGTCTGGGGCGACGGGTGGCTTAGCGGAAAACCACGGTGCTGGTCTGGTCCAGCAGCACGCGGTGTTCGCAATGCCACTTGACGGCGCGGGACAATGCCAGGGCTTCGGCATCCTGGCCCACGGTTGAGAGGGTGGTGGGGCCGTAGCTGTGATCGACGCGGATGACTTCCTGCTCGATGATCGGCCCCTCGTCCAGGTCCGCGGTGACGTAGTGGGCAGTGGCACCCACCAGCTTCACGCCGCGGTCATAGGCCTGGTGGTAGGGGCGGGCGCCCTTGAAGCCAGGCAGGAAGGAGTGGTGGATGTTGATGGCGCGGCCCTCAAGGGCGCGGCAAAGATCGTCGGAGAGGACCTGCATGTAGCGTGCCAGCACCACGAGGTCCGCGTTGTACTCCTCCACCAGGTCAAGAAGGCGCTGTTCAGCCTCTGCCTTGGTGTCAGGGGTGACGGGAATGTAGACGAAAGGCAAGCCTGCGGCTTCAGCCATGGCCCGGTGGGTCTCGTGGTTGGAAGCAACCACGACGAGGTCGCCGCCAAGGCTGCCGCCTCGCCAGCGGAAGATGAGGTCGTTCAGGCAGTGCCCGAACTTGGACACCATCACCAGGACCCGCTTTTTGGTCTGGTCATGGAAGCTGAACTTCATCTTGAAGCGGTCGGCAATCGCGCTGAACTCCTCTTCAAGGCGCTCCGGCGAGTAGGACAGCGGGCCCGAGAAAGCGGTCCGCAGGTGCAGCGTTTGGCGGAGGCCGTCGTCGAACTGTTGGTGCTCTTCGATGTTGAAGCCGCGCTCAAACAGAAAGGTGGTGACTGCCTGCACGATCCCGGCGCGTTCGACGCACGACAATGTGAGTACGAACTTCTGTGCTTGCTCTTCGTTGAGCAATTCGGGCTTGGGTAGTGTGCTTACCGGTGAGTCTGTAGCCACGAGGGTCATGTCTCCTCCTTTAGATATATTCCTGGGTCCTGAACTGATATATTAGGATTGGGATTCAGCGTATACTGGTGACTCAGGCAGGTCAATAGGTTTTCTGGTTGTGAAGAAGGGGAGGGCGCTGTGGCTTTTGGAACTTTGGCAATCGCCGGCGAAGATACGAGGAAGTCTTTGGCTGACCTCGCCTACGAACGCCTCCGGGATCGGCTCTTGATGCTGGACATCAAACCCGGCGACCTCCTCAATGACGATCAGCTTGCCAAGGACCTGGAGATAGGTCGGACTCCGGTGCGTGAGGCCCTGAAGCGTCTGGAGTTGGACCGGCTGGTCATCACCTATCCGCGGCGGGGCACGTTTGCCACCCGCGTGGAAGTAACTGACCTGGCTTTCATCTCCGAGATCCGGGCGCAGTTGGAGCCCCTCGCTGCCGCCAGGGCAGCCCGGGTCGCTTCGCCCGCCACCAGGCAGCACCTGCGGGACGTTATGCAGGCCGTGGAAGCTTTCGATGTCAGCGCGGCTTCAGTAGTGGAAACGCTGCGGCTCGATGCCAGTGTTCACCAGGGGATCTACGCGGCTGCTGCGAATCCCCACCTCGAAGACGTCCTGATCCGCTATGACAACCTGGCCACGCGCATCTGGTGCATGGTCCTGGACCGGCTGCCCAACCTTGAGCACCATGTGCGCGAACACCTGGATCTGCTGCGGGCCGTCATCGACGGCGATGAGGAGAAGGCTGCTGAGTTGGCCCGGGTTCACGTGAGTGGTTTCGAGCAAGCAGTGCGTCAGGCACTTTTCGCGGCCTAGCGCCGTCGGTGCGTTTCCCGGTTGTTGACTCTCTGGTTGGCCGGTTGCATACTGAACACTCCAACTAATATATCATCCGGATATCAGACTGTTGTGGGTTGCCGCTGGTCTGTCCGGGCGCCTGTGATGCAATCACAGCCTTCAGCCCTTGGAGTATTGCGTGACGACAAGACCCCTCCTTTTTGAACACATCCCACTGATGGGCAGCAGCCGCGTTAAGCGGGGCATGGCTGAGATGCTCAAGGGCGGCGTCATCATGGACGTCGTTAACGTCGAGCAGGCCCGCATCGCCGAGGATGCCGGTGCCGTGGCTGTCATGGCGCTTGAGCGTGTCCCGGCCGATATCCGCGCCCAGGGCGGCGTGTCCCGCATGTCCGATACGGACATGATCGATGCGATCATCGCTGCCGTGTCCATCCCGGTGATGGCCAAGGCCCGCATCGGCCACTTCGTCGAAGCCCAGGTCCTGCAGTCCCTCGGTGTTGACTACATCGACGAGTCCGAGGTCCTGACCCCGGCTGACTACATCAACCACATCGACAAGTGGAACTTCACCGTCCCCTTCGTCTGTGGTGCCACCAACCTCGGTGAGGCCCTGCGCCGCATCAACGAGGGCGCGGCGATGATCCGGTCCAAGGGCGAGGCCGGCACCGGTGATGTTTCCAACGCCACCGGGCACATGCGCAAGATCCGTTCGGAGATTGCCAAGCTTGCCGCCCTTCCGGAGGACGAGCTCTATGTTGCGGCCAAGGAGTTGCAGGCCCCGTACGAGCTGGTCAAGGAAGTTGCCGCTACCGGCAAGCTCCCCGTTGTGCTGTTCACCGCTGGTGGCATCGCGACCCCGGCTGATGCTGCGATGATGATGCAGCTCGGCGCCGACGGCGTGTTCGTTGGCTCGGGTATCTTCAAGTCCGGCAACCCGGCAGAGCGCGCCGCCGCCGTCGTGAACGCCACTGCCTACTACGACGATCCTGATGTCATCGCCAAGGTCTCCCGCGGACTCGGCGAAGCCATGGTCGGCATCAACGTCGACGACATCCCGCAGCCCCACCGCCTCGCAGAACGCGGTTGGTGAAGGCCATGACGGACCTGGTCAAGACCGTTCACGGCCGTGGCCTCCGCATGGATTGGGCGCAGCTGACAGGGCACACCGTGGAGGTGTGGCTTTCGGGCGATCACGTCCTCACCGGGGTGGTGGAGCAAGCCGCCGATGACGATTCGGTGCTCTGGATCGCGGCAGAGGGACTCTCCACCAGGAAGCTGTTCGATAAATCGACGGGCTACCAGGTGTGGGCCTGAGCCGCCCCTGTCCGTGCTTGCCCGGGCGACGCTCAGCGGTCGTCCTCGGGGCGGGCCGTGAGGATCCGATGAGCGCTCTCCTGGAGAATGCCGAGCGACTCCTGGATGAGTGGTGAGGCAATACTGCCTCTGCGCGCCGCAGCGATGATGCGGCGGGTGGGCTTCCCCTTGCCGGTGATACGCAGCCGAACCACGTTCTCCGTACTGTGCAGGGGTGCCAGCCGCGGCAGCAGGCCTACGCCCAGTCCCGCCCCCACAAACGCTATCTGGGTTTCCCACTCAACGGCCTCATGCGCAATCCGGGGTGTCACCCCCACCGCCGTGAACGCTGCCGTAAAGAGGGAGTGGTAGGTGGAGCCGGCAGCTTCGGTGATCCAGGGTTCCGAGGCAAGCTCTTCGAGCGTCACCGTTTCCCGCTGTGCCAACGGATGGTCAGCGGGAATGATCACGTCCAGGGGATCGTCCAGCAGCACGGTCTGTTCGAACCGGGGATCGTCCTCGCCGTAGGTTTCGGACTGCATGGCGACGATGACCGCGAGGTCGATTCGTTCTGCCACCAATAAGTCGAAGCAGCGGGCCGGGTTGGCCTCGAGCACCTGGACCTCCAGCAAGGGGCGCGTGGAGCGCAAGGTGGCCGCCAGAGGCGCCAGCAACTGCGCGGCCGCCGTCGAGAATCCGCCGAGCCCAAAATGTGACTGAACCTGATCGCCGGCCTCCATGGCTGCTGCGCGCAGGCTCTCCCATTCGGCAATGAGGGTGTCCGATCCCGTCACAAGAAAGCGGCCGGTGGCGGTCAACCGCACGCCCCGTCCGTCCTTGGTCAGCAGTTGCATTCCCAGCATGCGTTGGAGCTCCCGCAGCTGTGCGGAGACAGCGGACGGGGAGTAGCCGGTGAGCTCCGCAGTGGCGCCGA
Above is a genomic segment from Arthrobacter sp. YN containing:
- the purU gene encoding formyltetrahydrofolate deformylase; this translates as MTLVATDSPVSTLPKPELLNEEQAQKFVLTLSCVERAGIVQAVTTFLFERGFNIEEHQQFDDGLRQTLHLRTAFSGPLSYSPERLEEEFSAIADRFKMKFSFHDQTKKRVLVMVSKFGHCLNDLIFRWRGGSLGGDLVVVASNHETHRAMAEAAGLPFVYIPVTPDTKAEAEQRLLDLVEEYNADLVVLARYMQVLSDDLCRALEGRAINIHHSFLPGFKGARPYHQAYDRGVKLVGATAHYVTADLDEGPIIEQEVIRVDHSYGPTTLSTVGQDAEALALSRAVKWHCEHRVLLDQTSTVVFR
- a CDS encoding GcvT family protein, with the translated sequence MTSTPRIVIIGAGIVGTNLADELVTRGWNNITVLDQGPLNMPGGSTSHAPGLVFQTNPSKSMALFAKYTVEKLLSLTEDGQSCFNQVGGLEVATNETRLADLKRKLGYAQSWGIDGKILTREECKELYPLINEEDILGGLHVPTDGLALAARAVQLLIKRTEAAGVKYIGNTEVTGIEQSNRRVTGVETADGVIPADIVVSCAGFWGAKVGELIGMSVPLLPLAHQYVKTTPVPAQKGKNELPNGAQLPILRHQDQDLYYREHGDRYGIGSYAHRPMPVDLDELGSYEPSSISEHNMPSRLDFTLEDFLPAWEASKQILPALRESEIEDGFNGIFSFTPDGGSLVGESKEVDGFFVAEAVWVTHSAGIARAVAELLTTGKSQIDLGDCDIHRFEEVQLNPEYVSETSQQNFVEIYDVMHPLQPKLSPRNLRVSPFHARHKQLGGYFLEGAGWERPYWFEANAELLKEMPDDWQPPARDAWSGMFSSPIAAAEAWKTRTAVAMYDMTPLKRLEVSGPGALKLLQELTTGDLSKKPGAVTYTLLLDEAGGVRSDITVARLSEDTFQLGANGNIDTAYFERAARHQTENGSAGDWVQVRDTTGGTCCIGLWGPLARDLIGTVSNDDFSNDGLKYFRSKKVTVGGVTVTAMRLSYVGELGWELYTSADNGQRLWDALWKAGQPFGVIAAGRAAFSSLRLEKGYRSWGTDMTTEHDPYEAGLGFAVKMTKENFVGKAALEGRTEEGSARRLRCLTVDDGRSLVLGKEPVFYKDQAVGYVTSAAYGYSVRKPIAYAYLPAAVSIGDSVEIEYFGRRIQATVTQDPLYDPTMSRLRG
- a CDS encoding cyclodeaminase/cyclohydrolase family protein; this encodes MISSETINDYLSRLASRQPTPGGGAAAALHAAQGAALVAMVARYTTGPKYEQHAALVARITSAADHLIVEALRLADADEHAFQSVIDSYKLPSDTEQLKATKAAAIRDALVQAAHTPAQLIKVSGEVVDLATELFDVANPNVISDVAAAADAARAAATTARVNIDINVVAIKDTAARTRLADQTDGLEDKVVLAADSLVKRVRERILS
- a CDS encoding FdhF/YdeP family oxidoreductase — protein: MHSKAPRENIDESKLTVTKPKTKAVGIPAVANALKISLEQMGPLRSVQTLLAVNQLDGFDCMGCAWPEHEKRNAAEFCENGAKAVAEEATRRRVTPEFFAQHSVAELKTRDDFWLGQQGRITHPMFLDEGATHYTPIGWDEAYDLMAEELRGMDHPDQSVFYTSGRTSNEAAFVYQLLVRGIGTNNLPDCSNMCHESSGSALVETIGIGKGSVSLTDLETASLIFVAGQNPGTNHPRMLSALEKAKKNGAVIVSVNPLPEAGLLHFENPQHVAGMIQGTQLTDDFLQIRAGGDQALFQGLGKYLLEAEAAGRKTPGLQTVLDHHFIDNHTVGIDDYLRFLEKVEWDDIVEATGLTLEQIHATGERMLASSATIVCWAMGLTQHKHSVPTLRDVVNVLLLQGNIGKPGAGVCPVRGHSNVQGDRTMGIFEKMPETFHDRLDQEFEFRSPREHGFDTVAAIRAMRDGKVRFFMGMGGNFVRAAPDSEVTELALANTRLSVQISTKLNHSHLSTGRRALILPTLGRTEKDTQRTGDQRVTVEDSMSAVHASRGRLKPASDHLHSEVAIVCNLADRLFTDGHSRLPNTPQASWLAMRDDYALIRKHIEAVFDGFEDFEARIQHPGGFVLPHPPRDARKFDTASGKAHFTGNELEFIKIPPGRLVLQTLRSHDQYNTTIYGRDDRYRGIHGGRRVVLINAEDITELGFSDGDMVHLISEFQGTDRRAENFRLVAYSTPKGCAAAYYPETNVLVPLDSVADTSGTPTSKSVIIRLEKA
- a CDS encoding LysR family transcriptional regulator, with amino-acid sequence MIDARLITLRVFARCGTIGATAELTGYSPSAVSAQLRELQRMLGMQLLTKDGRGVRLTATGRFLVTGSDTLIAEWESLRAAAMEAGDQVQSHFGLGGFSTAAAQLLAPLAATLRSTRPLLEVQVLEANPARCFDLLVAERIDLAVIVAMQSETYGEDDPRFEQTVLLDDPLDVIIPADHPLAQRETVTLEELASEPWITEAAGSTYHSLFTAAFTAVGVTPRIAHEAVEWETQIAFVGAGLGVGLLPRLAPLHSTENVVRLRITGKGKPTRRIIAAARRGSIASPLIQESLGILQESAHRILTARPEDDR
- a CDS encoding bifunctional 5,10-methylenetetrahydrofolate dehydrogenase/5,10-methenyltetrahydrofolate cyclohydrolase; the encoded protein is MTTAVLSGKGLASLIRQQAQDEAQSLGSDGMRPTLAVVVATEDESTLWYVRSIERSAERAGIGCRIVDLGHDASEQALASVLADLSAEPTVHGIILQTPLPAAVRADRLVGLIAPEKDIDGANPLSLGRLAVGQPAFAPATARAVVELLDHFEIPVAGRNVTVVGRSAVVGKPLSLLLLERDATVTICHSKSGPLERHTRPADVVVVAAGRTGLLKGSDVSPETVVIDVGTNVLPDGSLVGDVDEASVTGVAAGLSPVPGGVGSVTTALLLLHTAEAARQQSPAALLTASTSRI
- a CDS encoding GntR family transcriptional regulator; translated protein: MAFGTLAIAGEDTRKSLADLAYERLRDRLLMLDIKPGDLLNDDQLAKDLEIGRTPVREALKRLELDRLVITYPRRGTFATRVEVTDLAFISEIRAQLEPLAAARAARVASPATRQHLRDVMQAVEAFDVSAASVVETLRLDASVHQGIYAAAANPHLEDVLIRYDNLATRIWCMVLDRLPNLEHHVREHLDLLRAVIDGDEEKAAELARVHVSGFEQAVRQALFAA
- the pdxS gene encoding pyridoxal 5'-phosphate synthase lyase subunit PdxS, whose amino-acid sequence is MGSSRVKRGMAEMLKGGVIMDVVNVEQARIAEDAGAVAVMALERVPADIRAQGGVSRMSDTDMIDAIIAAVSIPVMAKARIGHFVEAQVLQSLGVDYIDESEVLTPADYINHIDKWNFTVPFVCGATNLGEALRRINEGAAMIRSKGEAGTGDVSNATGHMRKIRSEIAKLAALPEDELYVAAKELQAPYELVKEVAATGKLPVVLFTAGGIATPADAAMMMQLGADGVFVGSGIFKSGNPAERAAAVVNATAYYDDPDVIAKVSRGLGEAMVGINVDDIPQPHRLAERGW